TGCCCAAGAGCAAATCGCGGATGCCCTCGGTATCGAGCCGGCGGGTGATCTGGTCGACGGCTTGTTGCCGGGCGGCCTCGGCCTGATTCAGCAGCTCGGCGTCGGCGTCCGTCGTCTCCAAATCGGCGACGATTTCGGCTCCCCGCTCGCTGCCGGTTTCCAGAACGAAGCCGGCCGGCAGCTCGGTGAGAGCCAGATCGAAGCCGGCGGTTGCCCGCGGACCTGTGCCCATCGAGGTGCAGAAGCAAGTCGCCGCCGCTTGCGTGCAGTTGACAGCGACGATCAGCGCCTGTTGCCGGCGAGCGGCGTAAATCGGGTCGACGTACGGCCCTTCCATAAAGGTGCGGTCCTGCACGCGGATGGCGGCCAACTCGCACGCCCGAACGCCCAGGAAGGCGTATTTGGGCGCGTCGTCGGGCGGTGTGCCCATCGTCCAACCTTCGGCGGTGCGATCGGCCGTGGCCACGGTGGCCAACGGCGGAAAAAGGAACCGCTTCCACGAGTGCGGTCCGACGACGTAGCCGAACAGCGCCTCGTCGTCGCGACGCTTCAGGCGGTAGCTGCCTGGCGCTTGCACGTCGGTCCAACCGCGCGGCAAATCGTCGACCGACGTGATGCGGTCATAGACGATGGCCTCCTGGTCGATCGTCGGCCCCACGATGGTATAGCCGCGGGCGGTCATCGCGTCGAACAGCGACTGCAACTCGTCCTTCGGCAACCAGCGGAGTGAACGCTCGACCGGAATCGTTTGCGACGGCAAGTGCTACTCCTCCCTTAAACCGGCTGAGGCAGCGACCGTCGGCTCGGCAAACAGGTCGAGCAACTGCAACCGCGTGGCCGTCAGCCGTTGTGCCAGCGAGGTCGCCATCCGCCGCATCAACAGATAGCCGGCTTCGTGGTTCGTGGAACAGAGCTTGGCCAACGTGCTGCCGCAGATGGCGACCGCCTGGGTGTCTTCCAACGCCACCGCCGAAACGGTCATCACGCTGTCGCCCAGCAGGGCCGACCAGGCGAGCATTTCGCCCGGCCCGACCGACAAGATGCGCACCCGTCCGCGGGTCGGCACGTGCATGTCGAGCCCGACGTGGCCTCGCTCGACGACATACACGAACGGATTCTTGGTTTCCTCCCGAAAGATCGTCGCGCCGGCCGGAAAGCGAACCACTGCGGAAACGGAAGCAAGTTCGTCCAGGACGGGATCCGGCAGCCCGGCCGTGAAACCGAGTTGGCGGAGCAGATCGTCGATCGCTTGCTTTTCCATCATCGAGGGAAACGGACGGGGCTGGAGTGAAGCACCTCAAACATCGTAAGAGGTTGTTGCCGTCGAGTGCAACGCCTGTTTGCGGACCAGGCGGCAGTGTGCCGAATCGCTCGGCATGTGCCGCACAGCACAGCACGGCGGCGACGTCGGGCACAGACAAGGTCGGCTCTCGCAAGTTGCGCCGGCAAAATGGCCGTCGCGCGCGAACTGATTGGCGCTTGCCGCTTTGGCACGTGCCATGCTTTACAAGTTGCTGACACTGGCGGAGGAGAGAATATCATGAACGTCGATCTAAGCACGAACTACCTGGGACTCAAACTGCGCAACCCGTTGGTGATCGCGGCCTCGCCGCTCACCATGGAGTTGTATTCCCTCGAACGCCTTGCGGAGGCGGGGGCGGCGGCGGCCGTCATGGCCTCGCTGTTCGAAGAACAAATCGAAAGCGAATGGTCGGCCCCGCATTCACGGGTGCCCGACGACCGCGCCTATTCAGCGGCTGAGCTTGTGGCCCACGGCGAGCTGTTCAATTACAATTCCGGCCCCGACGCGTACCTGCGGCACATCGCGGCGGCGAAGCAGGCGGTCTCGATTCCGATCATCGGCAGCATCAACGGCACGTCGGCGCACGGCGGTTGGGTCCGGTTTGCCAAGCTCATCGAGCAGGCCGGTGCCGACGCCCTGGAACTGAACGTTTACTTCG
Above is a window of Pirellulales bacterium DNA encoding:
- a CDS encoding 4Fe-4S dicluster domain-containing protein, which produces MPSQTIPVERSLRWLPKDELQSLFDAMTARGYTIVGPTIDQEAIVYDRITSVDDLPRGWTDVQAPGSYRLKRRDDEALFGYVVGPHSWKRFLFPPLATVATADRTAEGWTMGTPPDDAPKYAFLGVRACELAAIRVQDRTFMEGPYVDPIYAARRQQALIVAVNCTQAAATCFCTSMGTGPRATAGFDLALTELPAGFVLETGSERGAEIVADLETTDADAELLNQAEAARQQAVDQITRRLDTEGIRDLLLGNLNHPRWNDVASRCLSCTNCTMVCPTCFCSSVKDVTDLQGDHVERQRQWDSCFNFDFSYMNGGVVRDQIRSRYRQWLTHKLASWIDQFGTSGCVGCGRCITWCPVGIDLTEEVAAIRESS
- a CDS encoding Crp/Fnr family transcriptional regulator, encoding MMEKQAIDDLLRQLGFTAGLPDPVLDELASVSAVVRFPAGATIFREETKNPFVYVVERGHVGLDMHVPTRGRVRILSVGPGEMLAWSALLGDSVMTVSAVALEDTQAVAICGSTLAKLCSTNHEAGYLLMRRMATSLAQRLTATRLQLLDLFAEPTVAASAGLREE